A window from Fundidesulfovibrio magnetotacticus encodes these proteins:
- a CDS encoding response regulator translates to MNKIKLLLVDDEENFVNTLAERMKMRDVPSKVVYSGEEALEVVKLQEPDVMVLDLRMPGIDGMEVLRKVRAVNPKVQVIILTGHGTDLDEEEARKLGAFHYHKKPIDIDELLGTVKKAYRERMEDAMVAATLAQAGDFEGAQEILDENK, encoded by the coding sequence ATGAACAAGATCAAGCTGCTTCTCGTGGACGATGAGGAGAACTTCGTCAACACCCTGGCCGAGCGCATGAAAATGCGCGACGTGCCCTCCAAGGTGGTCTATTCCGGCGAAGAGGCCCTGGAAGTGGTCAAGCTGCAGGAGCCCGACGTCATGGTCCTGGACCTGCGCATGCCTGGCATCGACGGCATGGAAGTGCTGCGCAAGGTGCGCGCCGTCAACCCCAAGGTGCAGGTGATCATCCTCACCGGCCACGGCACCGACCTCGACGAGGAAGAGGCCCGCAAGCTGGGCGCGTTCCACTACCACAAGAAGCCCATCGACATCGACGAGCTGCTGGGCACCGTGAAAAAGGCCTACCGCGAGCGCATGGAAGACGCCATGGTGGCCGCCACCCTGGCCCAGGCCGGCGACTTCGAAGGCGCCCAGGAAATCCTCGACGAGAACAAGTAA
- a CDS encoding response regulator — MNDWKILLVDDEEEFVSTLAERLSLRGIECRVAKDGEAGLAMIDQDQPDVVVLDMFMPGLKGNEVLRRIKERHPRVQVILLTGQGATKDAMEGMRLGAVDYMIKPLSIDELTAKIGEAVKAARK, encoded by the coding sequence ATGAATGACTGGAAAATCCTCCTGGTGGACGACGAAGAGGAGTTCGTCTCCACCCTGGCGGAACGCCTCTCCCTGCGCGGCATCGAGTGCCGCGTGGCCAAGGACGGCGAGGCGGGGCTGGCCATGATCGACCAGGACCAGCCCGACGTGGTGGTGCTGGACATGTTCATGCCCGGGCTCAAAGGCAACGAGGTGCTCAGGCGCATCAAGGAACGCCACCCCCGGGTGCAGGTGATCCTGCTCACCGGCCAGGGGGCCACCAAGGACGCCATGGAAGGCATGCGCCTGGGCGCGGTGGACTACATGATCAAGCCGCTCTCCATCGACGAACTCACCGCCAAGATCGGCGAGGCCGTCAAGGCGGCAAGGAAATAG